The Chryseobacterium shigense region GTAAGAACGCCAAACCATTCTCTTTCCATTTTGTGGCGGATATTATCAAGCATTTGAAGATTCTTTTAAAAGTTTAAATCCAATACTGCAATTTAAGCAATTTTTTTCTTCACACGAGGTTTTATGATGATAAATAAGGCTCTGACTTTCCAGTGCATCTTTAACCTTCAGCCCCAGCTTTTTCCATCCCGATATTACTGAGTTTTTTTCTGCCGTTTTGTTCCTGTATAATTCCAGTATTTTATCTGTAATTTCTTCATTATGATATTTGTGGTAAGTATACTTTAGCGGAAGTACGGTATTGAGGATCACCAGTTCAATAAAATCTTTGCTTACTATTTTAGGCTGGAATCTTGAAAATGTTCCGAATGTAAAATGAAGATCCCAGTATTCCGAAGCTTTTACCGGTGCAAAAATTTCATACAGTTCATCCATATGATCCGCTTTGATGATCTTTGAAAACAGATTCTGATGCCTATAGTACAGATCTGCCAGCTGAGAAAGGCGTATCGTAGGAAAATTCTGGGGCCGCAGTCTTAAAAACTTGGGATGCAACGTCAGATCCGGAATGCTGAATTTCTTTCTGATGAATTCAAATTCCCTTTTCCACATCCTCATTTTTCCGTCTTTCGGATCGTCAAGCCACCCTGAAATCCCAAACAGAAGAGCTTCCAGCTGAGATTCATTCTGCCGGATTTTATTAATAATGCTGAAATCTACAGACTCTGCAATCTGTGTGAAAATATGGGCATTAACTTTTAATCCGAAAGAATAAGCCAGGCTGTGAAAGAGAACTGCTTCAAAATTATTCTTGTATTTTTCCAGGCTTTTTTCCAGTTCCTGAGATTTTTTATCAAGCTTTTTAAGAATATTAGCCTCGTGAAAATTCGGTGGTATTTTAGAACAATCAAAAATGTTTTCGCAGGGAATAAACCGGGTTCCGTTAACAAGCTTTTCATATTTCCAGAGAATGTTTTGGTCAATATGATCTTTCAGCTGTAGGGTAGGAACATTTTTAATGATGAGATCTTCAATTTCAGTATCATTCTGATAAACAACATGAAGGATAATATTTTGGTAATTTGGATCCTTGGAGTGGTTATGGAAAATCCAGTCGGAAGAGCGAATATGCAGTTCAATATTTCCGGCAATAACAAGACCTTTTGTTTTGATTTTCGCATCGAGAAAATCCGGCCCTGCATTGGTATTCCATTTTCCAAAGGTAATGATCTCAACAGGATTCCCTTCAATATCCTTGAAGTCGAAATGTTTGAAAACCTTATAGTTCCAAATATATTGAAGCAGTTTTTCCGTCATGGTGTGACGATAAATATAAAGGAAATATCAGATTTTTACTGACTGCTTTTTAAAATTTTCTGTACCCGTTCTATATATTTTTTGTTTTGTAGGAAAATGTTCCTTTAATACTCTTTATTGAGAATATTATCAAGTATTTTTCTTCCATTTCGCAACCGTATTCCTGCTTATCCTGAAGTGCCTTGCTAACTGACTGTTGCTTAAACTGTTTTTACTTTGATAATTTAATATTTCATGAATTGCCTCAGTATCATAAGATTTATGAGCCTGATTTTTAACTGCTGATTCCTTTCCAAATATAATTTCATTAAGATGAACAACATCTAAAGACGTAAGCTGCTCTTTTTGCAGGATAACTGTACAGCGTTCCGCCTTTTCGGGGTATTTCTTTTTTAAAATATCGATATAAATTTTTTTATAGTCCGGAGTACCTATTTTGTGTATTTGTTTCTCCATTTATGCAGCGTGTTTTTTGGAATTCTGTAATCTTCAATAATCTGTGCAGTTGTTTTTTCGCCGGATTCCAGCTGTTCCAGCACAAATTCTATTATTTCTTTCGTATAAATATTCTTGAAGCCTTTTTTCTTCACTTTATTTTCTTCAGCGTAACCACTGTTGATGGGAGGTGAATAAAGGATCAGATGCTGACTGTAGATTCTGAAAAGATCATAATCTAAAAACTTACTCCACTGCAAAAGTTTTTCAGAATCCATGCTGTGAGCATTGTAAATGTTAATTAGTTCATTTTCAGGTATTTTGAAATGGGTGGAAATGTCATTCGGATTTATTTTATTTTCATCAATCAAGAGCTTGATTACTGAGCCTATTCTGAGATTTTTGTAATTCATGGTGGTTTAAAATGAAAGGTGGTGTGTAAAACGCATCACCTTTCAAAATTTATAGTGGTTAGTAGTGGTGCTTCCTTGTCTTTAACCTTAGACTATTTTAATTGTGTTTTTTTAGGCACCGGATTGAAGATTGTATATTGTTTTCTGCTGAAAAAATTAGATCAGGCTTTATCTCATGAAAGCATCTGAAAAAATAATATCAGGAATTTGTTGTAGAAAATTATTTAAAACAAAAAATTAGCACAAAGAACAAAAGCAGGAGAAGCAGATAAATTATGATCTTAAAACGCTCCAGAAGCTTCAGTAATTTATAGCTCCGGATATTTTTCTTCAATTCATTATCTGTGTAGTTCATAAGGTTTTATCTTTGATTGGGAAGATTCTTCTGTCTATGTTTTTATAGTCTTTTTTAAGTTTGGGCTCTGATTATTTTAAATTTTATCTTTCACGAAAATTATTTTTTTTATGTATTCCCATGCGGAGTACATTTTTTTTATTTTTTTCATAGTTGTAGGTTTTTATTTGTTAAATGAATATATGAGATGAAAATATTATCCTCATGGTACAAATATGTTATACTAAATTTTATAAAATAAGAATTATAGGAAACAATTTATTTACAAGCCGGAAACAGGGTATGTACAAATTATGTACATCGGGTATTAATTATTTGGTTGTTAGTGTATTATGCAGAAAATGCAGTTCTGTTATAAAACATGATTTTTATTCATTTATAAAAAGCGCAGGTATATATTTGTACACTACTTATAAAAAAACACATTGTAACTGTTAACTTAATTGTATTGGGGGTGATTAAAAAAAATATTTTAATTTTTGTTTTTACTTGTATCAGTCATCTATGCTTTTCACAAAGTGATTTAGATAAAAACCAACAGCTGATATATACCTATTTATTCAGTAATGAACTGGTAAA contains the following coding sequences:
- a CDS encoding helix-turn-helix domain-containing protein encodes the protein MEKQIHKIGTPDYKKIYIDILKKKYPEKAERCTVILQKEQLTSLDVVHLNEIIFGKESAVKNQAHKSYDTEAIHEILNYQSKNSLSNSQLARHFRISRNTVAKWKKNT
- a CDS encoding DUF2851 family protein, with translation MTEKLLQYIWNYKVFKHFDFKDIEGNPVEIITFGKWNTNAGPDFLDAKIKTKGLVIAGNIELHIRSSDWIFHNHSKDPNYQNIILHVVYQNDTEIEDLIIKNVPTLQLKDHIDQNILWKYEKLVNGTRFIPCENIFDCSKIPPNFHEANILKKLDKKSQELEKSLEKYKNNFEAVLFHSLAYSFGLKVNAHIFTQIAESVDFSIINKIRQNESQLEALLFGISGWLDDPKDGKMRMWKREFEFIRKKFSIPDLTLHPKFLRLRPQNFPTIRLSQLADLYYRHQNLFSKIIKADHMDELYEIFAPVKASEYWDLHFTFGTFSRFQPKIVSKDFIELVILNTVLPLKYTYHKYHNEEITDKILELYRNKTAEKNSVISGWKKLGLKVKDALESQSLIYHHKTSCEEKNCLNCSIGFKLLKESSNA
- a CDS encoding transposase gives rise to the protein MNYKNLRIGSVIKLLIDENKINPNDISTHFKIPENELINIYNAHSMDSEKLLQWSKFLDYDLFRIYSQHLILYSPPINSGYAEENKVKKKGFKNIYTKEIIEFVLEQLESGEKTTAQIIEDYRIPKNTLHKWRNKYTK